In one Patescibacteria group bacterium genomic region, the following are encoded:
- a CDS encoding ComEC family competence protein encodes MKISNVFLVICLIFIVIVFFVSPKIIEKRTPEFLPEGDFFIGEIAKEPDQRSNHVKLTLQTEIGKILITTSSYPEYNYGDILKISGKLQFPIVFEEFNYQQYLAKNKIYYVMYYPKIEVLEKDKGSKIFSTILKFKNNLTQKVENIMPFPEVSILEGLILGNKQIFSEKIKNELSITGTSHIVAISGMNIVIISEILMFVLIGFGMWRKQAFWFVLVLIFLFILMVGAPASAVRAGIMGAILLYAQKIGRLSNAARIMVFAGAIMLVLNPLLLRYDIGFQLSFLAVLGLIYIKPIFDRLLEKLTKQEQISFLLQIITTTIAAQIAVLPVLVYNFGKISFISPVSNILIVPLIPFITAIGLIFLGGVAIWPFLGKILLWPAYLGSAYILRLIDWFSKIPWAAKQIPKIHWAWLAGYYVLIIGIIIWFSRRKTKLKY; translated from the coding sequence ATGAAAATATCAAATGTGTTTTTAGTGATTTGTTTGATATTTATTGTAATAGTGTTTTTTGTATCGCCGAAGATTATTGAAAAAAGAACCCCCGAATTCTTGCCAGAAGGGGATTTTTTTATTGGCGAAATCGCCAAAGAGCCGGATCAGAGAAGTAATCATGTTAAATTAACGCTTCAGACAGAAATCGGGAAGATATTAATTACAACCAGCAGTTATCCAGAATATAATTATGGCGATATTTTGAAAATTAGCGGTAAATTGCAATTTCCAATCGTATTTGAGGAATTCAATTATCAGCAATATTTGGCTAAAAATAAAATTTACTATGTCATGTATTATCCGAAGATTGAAGTTTTGGAAAAAGACAAGGGCAGTAAAATATTTTCCACAATTTTGAAATTTAAAAATAATCTGACGCAAAAAGTGGAAAATATTATGCCATTTCCAGAAGTTTCTATTTTAGAGGGTTTGATTCTCGGCAATAAACAAATATTTTCCGAGAAAATAAAAAATGAATTAAGCATTACCGGTACCAGCCATATTGTGGCAATTTCAGGGATGAATATTGTGATTATTTCCGAGATATTGATGTTTGTTTTAATCGGCTTTGGAATGTGGCGCAAGCAGGCATTTTGGTTCGTTTTAGTTCTGATTTTTCTTTTTATTCTCATGGTCGGCGCGCCTGCTTCAGCAGTGCGCGCAGGGATTATGGGCGCAATTCTGCTCTATGCTCAGAAAATCGGACGGCTCAGCAATGCTGCCAGAATTATGGTTTTTGCAGGAGCAATAATGCTGGTTTTAAATCCTTTATTATTAAGATATGATATTGGGTTTCAATTATCATTTTTAGCTGTGCTGGGATTAATTTATATTAAGCCGATTTTTGATAGATTATTAGAAAAACTAACAAAACAGGAGCAAATTAGTTTTTTATTGCAGATCATTACTACAACCATAGCTGCGCAAATCGCGGTATTACCGGTTTTGGTTTATAATTTCGGGAAAATTTCCTTTATTTCGCCCGTGTCTAATATTTTGATTGTGCCATTAATCCCATTTATCACGGCAATCGGTTTGATTTTCCTTGGAGGAGTGGCAATTTGGCCGTTTTTGGGAAAGATTTTGCTTTGGCCGGCATATTTAGGCTCAGCTTACATTCTTCGTTTGATTGATTGGTTTTCTAAAATCCCCTGGGCTGCTAAACAAATCCCAAAAATCCATTGGGCTTGGCTGGCAGGGTATTATGTTTTAATAATTGGAATCATTATATGGTTTTCCAGGAGAAAAACAAAATTAAAATATTAA